CCTGGCGGGGGTAGCGGAAAGTTTATTTGGTTTAACCCCAGTGTTGCTATTCTTGGCAGCGGCGGCGATCGCCGGAGGAATTTTGAGTTGGTATATCAATGAAAACAGTCCCTCTGTGGCCCCCCGTAAGGAAAAAGGATCTTCCTCTTCTAGCTAGTTAATTGTTGATAGTTACCACCACCGGAGCATGGTCACTGGGTTTTTCCCAACCCCTGGGTTCCCTATCTATCCAACATTTTTGGGCCTGGTCGTAGAGTTGGGGAGTTAGATAATGGTGGTCAATGCGCCACCCCCGGTTGCGACTAAAGCCCCTAGTGCGATAATCCCACCAACTGTAATGGCCCGTTTCTTCGGTAAATTTACGGAAAGCATCCTGCAAATTGGCGATCGCCAACACTTCCGTTAAAGCTTCCCGTTCCATGGCAGTGGCCATAATATGATTCTCCCGGCCCACTGGGTCATGGATATCCCGGTCTTCTGGGGCAATGTTGAAATCTCCACAGACCAAAAATTCTGGGGTGTCACTACGGCGCAGTTGCTCCAGATAGGTCTGCAGTAAGTTTAACCACCGCAATTTATACAAATACTTTTCACTGTCGAGGGCAGATCCATTGGGAACGTAGAGATTAACGATCCGCACACCGTCATAAACGCCACTGATCACTCGTTTTTGTTC
The genomic region above belongs to Synechocystis sp. PCC 6803 substr. PCC-P and contains:
- the xth gene encoding exodeoxyribonuclease III, whose amino-acid sequence is MDIASWNVNSVRSRQQHILDWLGTNPVDVLCLQETKVVDEDFPRQPFEEAGYHCHISGQKSYNGVAIFSREPLQDVKIGFAALVEPALTGDLDEQKRVISGVYDGVRIVNLYVPNGSALDSEKYLYKLRWLNLLQTYLEQLRRSDTPEFLVCGDFNIAPEDRDIHDPVGRENHIMATAMEREALTEVLAIANLQDAFRKFTEETGHYSWWDYRTRGFSRNRGWRIDHHYLTPQLYDQAQKCWIDREPRGWEKPSDHAPVVVTINN